One part of the Flavobacterium johnsoniae UW101 genome encodes these proteins:
- a CDS encoding alpha/beta hydrolase produces MKNTKTLYLLTVLLFSGIVLHSSAQNQVIPLWNKIPDEIKSADYKEKEVITDGKVQSTSLVTIPTLTAFFPAVTKPNQTAVIILPGGGYQHLAIDKEGTKVAQWFNSLGIPAFVLKYRLPSDLIMKNKNVGPLQDAQEAVRYVRQNAGKWNIDPNKIGILGFSAGGHLASTASTHYDDKVYESAYKVSARPDFSLLIYPVISMENETTHKGSQTNLLGNNPSQDLINSFSNEKKVTAQTPPAFLIHATDDTVVIPENSINYYLALKKNGVTAELHLYEKGGHGFGLGVKDTSKFWTRDCEEWLKANGYN; encoded by the coding sequence TTGAAAAACACAAAAACCCTTTATTTACTCACTGTCCTGCTTTTTTCAGGAATTGTATTACATTCAAGTGCTCAAAATCAGGTTATCCCGCTTTGGAATAAAATACCTGATGAAATCAAATCAGCCGACTATAAAGAAAAAGAAGTCATCACAGATGGAAAAGTACAAAGTACCAGTTTAGTTACAATACCTACTTTAACTGCATTTTTTCCTGCTGTAACAAAGCCAAATCAAACTGCTGTAATTATTCTGCCGGGCGGAGGTTACCAGCATTTAGCCATTGATAAAGAGGGAACAAAAGTCGCGCAATGGTTTAACAGCTTGGGAATTCCGGCTTTTGTGCTTAAGTATAGACTTCCGAGTGATTTAATTATGAAGAATAAAAATGTTGGGCCGTTACAGGATGCACAAGAAGCTGTGCGTTATGTAAGGCAAAATGCAGGAAAATGGAATATTGATCCTAATAAAATTGGAATATTAGGTTTTTCTGCCGGCGGACATTTAGCATCTACTGCTTCAACACATTATGATGATAAAGTTTATGAGTCTGCATATAAAGTAAGTGCGCGTCCTGATTTTTCTCTTTTAATATATCCGGTGATTTCAATGGAGAACGAAACAACGCATAAAGGTTCTCAGACTAATTTATTAGGAAATAATCCGTCTCAGGATTTAATTAATTCATTTTCAAACGAAAAGAAAGTTACAGCGCAGACCCCGCCTGCTTTTTTAATTCACGCTACAGATGATACTGTTGTGATACCGGAAAATAGTATAAATTATTATTTAGCACTCAAAAAAAATGGTGTTACAGCGGAGTTACATTTATATGAAAAAGGAGGCCATGGTTTTGGATTAGGCGTAAAAGATACAAGCAAATTCTGGACTAGAGACTGTGAAGAATGGCTTAAAGCAAATGGTTATAATTAA
- a CDS encoding PepSY-associated TM helix domain-containing protein, producing MFSSSKPKPNTKKKSKKSLFKRVMAWLHLWLGLASGIIVVIVSLTGCIYVFENEIKDFIEDWRFVEPQEKAFLLPSQLVTIADKKMKDKHAASVTFGEKDDAAIVGYFVEKKEDNEKGRGEKGEHKKGERKGRKNDIAENKGEKGEVKSQGKPSEKAKEKKGEKPKKGRRQGTFISVYMNPYTGEILNVKTFSRGDSPDFFRWILNGHRALWLPYDIGRPIVGVAVLIFVVLLISGIVLWWPTKWIKSIIDKSFKIKWDASFKRVNYDFHNVLGFYSCIFLFFIAVTGLVWSFGWWSKSLYWVTSGGKPLTENRESPKSDTTNIKAFDITTADKVLLKMQKENPQASGILISIPSKPADPIGAFVYKQKNTFYNMDRYSFDQQSLKEISIKTPFSGKYIDANIPDKIRRMNYDIHVGSVLGLTGKFIAFFASLISATLPITGFIIWWGKQKFGKKKPAAKPKVAAKAVPVAKKNIAEQEVTA from the coding sequence ATGTTTTCTTCTTCAAAACCAAAACCTAATACTAAGAAAAAAAGTAAAAAATCGCTTTTTAAGCGTGTTATGGCCTGGCTTCATTTGTGGCTTGGTCTGGCATCTGGAATTATTGTAGTTATTGTCAGCCTTACAGGATGTATTTATGTTTTTGAAAATGAAATAAAAGATTTTATCGAAGACTGGCGTTTTGTAGAGCCTCAGGAAAAAGCATTTTTACTTCCCTCACAGTTGGTAACTATAGCCGATAAAAAGATGAAGGACAAGCATGCTGCAAGTGTTACTTTTGGCGAAAAAGACGATGCTGCCATTGTAGGTTATTTTGTTGAAAAAAAAGAAGATAACGAAAAAGGCAGAGGAGAAAAGGGAGAACATAAAAAAGGTGAAAGAAAAGGCAGAAAAAATGATATCGCCGAAAATAAAGGAGAAAAAGGAGAGGTAAAATCCCAAGGGAAGCCTTCTGAAAAAGCTAAAGAGAAAAAGGGAGAAAAGCCTAAAAAAGGCCGACGACAAGGAACTTTTATCAGCGTTTATATGAATCCGTATACAGGAGAAATATTAAACGTAAAAACTTTTTCTAGAGGAGATTCACCGGATTTTTTCAGATGGATATTAAACGGCCATCGTGCTTTATGGCTTCCGTATGATATTGGAAGACCAATTGTAGGTGTTGCAGTTTTAATTTTCGTTGTGCTTTTAATCTCAGGAATAGTGCTTTGGTGGCCAACCAAATGGATCAAATCAATTATCGATAAGAGTTTTAAAATTAAGTGGGATGCCAGTTTTAAACGTGTTAATTATGACTTTCATAATGTACTGGGTTTTTACAGCTGTATCTTTCTTTTCTTTATTGCCGTTACTGGTTTGGTTTGGAGCTTTGGGTGGTGGAGTAAATCATTATACTGGGTTACTTCTGGAGGAAAACCACTGACTGAAAACCGTGAATCTCCAAAATCTGATACAACTAATATTAAAGCTTTTGATATTACTACTGCCGATAAAGTTTTACTTAAAATGCAAAAAGAAAATCCGCAGGCATCTGGAATTTTGATATCAATTCCGTCAAAACCGGCAGATCCTATTGGAGCTTTTGTTTACAAACAAAAAAATACATTCTATAATATGGACCGTTATAGTTTTGATCAGCAGAGTTTAAAAGAAATCTCGATTAAAACTCCTTTTTCAGGAAAATATATAGATGCTAATATTCCGGATAAAATCCGCAGAATGAACTATGATATTCATGTGGGAAGTGTACTGGGACTTACAGGAAAATTTATCGCTTTTTTTGCCAGTTTGATTTCCGCAACACTGCCTATTACCGGATTTATTATCTGGTGGGGAAAACAGAAATTTGGCAAAAAGAAGCCTGCAGCAAAACCAAAAGTGGCTGCAAAAGCAGTTCCGGTTGCCAAGAAAAATATTGCAGAACAAGAAGTGACTGCTTAG
- a CDS encoding DUF4374 domain-containing protein, whose translation MKTISKLPLLLAAFAFTFTSCESNDEKNEGSSGETGKSKYIVTVSTGATGVADYLLTADDITKGSITTAGNGLEQDGTYRYYLSTQNKFFSFLYGQGNPGAVTTYGLTANGNLTKTSNFQAETVQVFAPVNKDILMVKVPRSGASISYMYKVDAEQSILTGTVSQDTRLLIGNKNPDLAERAHFTWATQVGDKVFMPYMKINGIAPDTFGTRHADSTWVAVYSYPDLKLEKVIKDDRTSYLGAYFTNGLFQDEKGDAYGFSGAIGTANGVVSSTKPSAVVRINKGTTEFDKSYFFNVQEKSGGYKISSTSYISNGKFLLLMYGTPGTNSGAVRLAVADVYNQTFKWVTGMPALLTSATTRYNIATEDGNSAVLGVNTPDGNWIYTINGTSAAATQGMKVEGGQITAIQKLKY comes from the coding sequence ATGAAAACAATTAGCAAATTACCTTTACTATTAGCTGCGTTTGCTTTCACTTTTACTTCATGTGAGAGTAACGACGAAAAAAATGAAGGAAGTAGTGGAGAAACTGGAAAATCAAAATATATAGTTACTGTTTCTACAGGAGCAACTGGAGTAGCAGATTATTTATTAACTGCTGACGACATTACAAAAGGATCAATTACCACAGCAGGAAATGGATTAGAACAAGACGGTACTTATCGTTACTATTTATCAACGCAAAATAAATTTTTTAGTTTCCTATACGGTCAGGGAAATCCGGGAGCTGTTACTACTTATGGCTTAACTGCAAATGGAAATTTAACTAAGACTTCAAATTTCCAGGCGGAAACAGTACAAGTTTTTGCACCCGTTAACAAAGATATTTTAATGGTAAAAGTTCCTAGAAGCGGCGCTTCAATTTCTTATATGTATAAAGTTGATGCAGAACAGTCGATACTTACAGGAACCGTATCACAAGATACCAGACTTTTAATTGGAAATAAAAATCCAGATTTAGCAGAAAGAGCTCATTTTACCTGGGCAACTCAGGTGGGAGATAAAGTATTTATGCCTTATATGAAAATTAATGGTATTGCTCCGGATACTTTTGGGACAAGACATGCAGATAGTACTTGGGTAGCTGTATATAGTTATCCAGACCTAAAATTAGAAAAAGTAATTAAAGATGACCGTACAAGTTACTTAGGAGCTTATTTTACTAATGGATTGTTTCAGGATGAAAAAGGAGATGCTTACGGATTTTCTGGAGCTATTGGAACAGCTAATGGTGTAGTTAGTTCTACAAAACCTTCGGCTGTTGTTAGAATAAATAAAGGTACTACAGAATTTGACAAATCTTACTTCTTTAATGTTCAGGAAAAATCAGGAGGGTATAAAATCTCTTCAACAAGTTATATTTCAAATGGTAAGTTCTTATTATTAATGTACGGAACTCCTGGGACTAATTCTGGAGCTGTTAGGTTAGCTGTTGCTGATGTATATAACCAAACTTTTAAATGGGTTACTGGCATGCCGGCTTTATTAACAAGTGCTACTACTCGTTACAATATTGCAACAGAAGATGGAAACTCAGCTGTTCTTGGTGTAAATACACCTGATGGAAACTGGATTTATACTATCAATGGTACCTCTGCAGCAGCTACACAAGGTATGAAAGTTGAAGGCGGTCAGATTACTGCAATTCAGAAATTAAAATATTAA
- a CDS encoding TonB-dependent receptor translates to MSTPKILFFILFFFFSFLSFSQQNKGLTVTGQVVEKSGQTVPFATIVIEKTDLSMISDENGKFIFKNVKPGRYTIKVSAIGFSGFKKSIEVSGTGINIPVQLDNELQELENVSVLGRSAVEKINKQAYNVTAVDAKKLHNSTLDLAHALDRVSGVRFREAGGVGSRSELSINGFSGNQIKIFIDGVPMDNFGSSFQINNIPINLADRVEVYKGVVPIWLGGDALGGAVNIVTNSKPRTYLDASYSFGSFNTFKTAVNAGYTSKSGFTTEINAFQNYSDNNYWVNVETNDLETGKYYPETRVRRFHDNYHNETVIFNIGITGKKYADKLMVGFTAGQNKADIQTGARMVAVFGERYRRGNTLMPTLKYQVKDLFTKGLNVDVTGNFNFGYEQTVDTVNRRYNWFGQYTTNAGPGGEAGRSLYKFKNNNGIATFNATYALGERHSLLLNNTFNTFDRKGSDELYPESITYQQPEKLQKNILALGYKFDYNQKWSTSLFLKNYDLKTTLTRSYNPSGNWGDVAYMELNDKSSSLGYGGASSYYLKQNLQLKASYEKTYRLPTSNEIFGDPNDNLQGNNNLKPESSNNINLGLSYQTSFNDINALTFDVNGIYRNAADFIRTEFNNNQNKTVTVNQGSVRTKGIDGEIRYSYKKRFTSGINMTYQDIRNMTKYEPEQNFVSYYYKDRVPNIPYLFGNLDGTVFFNDVFKKGNNLSAGYNLLYVHAYYLYWPSRGGSNGKHDIPVQFKHDLNLVYTMADGKYNIALECQNLLDNELVDNFSLQKPSRAFYLKFRYFFNKSNK, encoded by the coding sequence ATGTCAACGCCAAAAATTTTATTTTTTATTTTATTTTTCTTCTTTTCGTTCTTGTCATTTTCCCAGCAAAATAAGGGGCTTACAGTGACCGGACAAGTCGTTGAAAAATCTGGGCAAACAGTTCCATTCGCAACAATAGTAATAGAAAAAACTGACTTAAGTATGATTTCCGACGAAAACGGAAAGTTTATTTTCAAAAATGTTAAACCGGGAAGGTATACTATAAAAGTTTCTGCAATTGGTTTTTCGGGCTTTAAAAAAAGTATAGAAGTTTCAGGAACTGGTATAAATATTCCAGTTCAATTAGACAATGAATTGCAGGAATTAGAAAATGTATCTGTACTAGGACGTTCGGCAGTTGAAAAGATCAATAAACAAGCTTATAACGTAACAGCCGTCGATGCAAAAAAACTGCATAATTCTACTTTAGATCTGGCACATGCCTTAGATAGGGTTTCAGGAGTACGTTTTCGCGAGGCTGGAGGTGTAGGATCCCGATCAGAATTATCTATTAATGGGTTTTCTGGGAACCAAATTAAAATTTTTATTGATGGTGTGCCGATGGATAATTTCGGCTCATCTTTTCAAATCAATAATATTCCAATTAACCTGGCAGATCGTGTAGAGGTTTATAAAGGTGTTGTGCCTATTTGGCTGGGTGGAGATGCTTTAGGAGGAGCTGTTAATATTGTAACGAACAGCAAACCTCGAACATATCTGGATGCTTCTTATTCCTTTGGTTCATTCAACACGTTTAAAACTGCTGTAAACGCGGGCTATACTTCAAAAAGTGGTTTTACGACAGAGATTAATGCATTTCAAAATTATTCGGATAATAATTATTGGGTAAATGTTGAAACTAATGATTTGGAAACTGGTAAATATTATCCAGAAACACGAGTAAGAAGATTTCATGATAATTACCATAATGAAACTGTAATTTTTAATATTGGAATTACGGGTAAAAAATATGCCGATAAATTAATGGTTGGTTTTACTGCCGGACAAAATAAGGCTGATATTCAAACCGGAGCCAGAATGGTAGCAGTTTTTGGTGAAAGGTATAGACGCGGGAATACTTTGATGCCTACTTTAAAATACCAGGTAAAAGATTTGTTTACAAAAGGGTTGAATGTAGATGTAACGGGAAATTTTAATTTTGGTTATGAACAAACTGTAGATACTGTAAATAGAAGATACAATTGGTTTGGGCAATATACAACAAATGCTGGTCCAGGTGGAGAAGCCGGCAGATCTCTGTACAAATTTAAAAACAACAATGGAATAGCGACTTTCAATGCGACTTATGCTTTAGGAGAACGTCATTCTTTATTATTAAACAATACATTTAACACATTTGACCGTAAAGGAAGTGATGAACTTTATCCTGAGTCCATAACGTATCAGCAGCCTGAAAAGCTGCAAAAGAATATTTTGGCATTGGGCTATAAATTTGACTACAATCAAAAATGGAGTACCTCATTATTTTTAAAGAATTATGATTTAAAAACTACTCTCACCAGAAGTTATAATCCTTCTGGAAACTGGGGAGATGTTGCCTATATGGAGTTAAATGATAAATCATCTTCTTTAGGTTATGGAGGAGCAAGCAGCTATTATTTAAAGCAAAATTTGCAGCTAAAAGCTTCTTATGAAAAAACCTATAGATTGCCTACATCGAATGAAATATTTGGTGATCCCAATGATAATTTACAGGGTAATAATAATTTAAAACCAGAATCGAGTAACAATATTAATTTGGGTTTAAGTTATCAAACCAGTTTTAATGATATTAATGCCTTAACATTTGATGTAAATGGTATATATCGTAATGCGGCTGATTTTATTCGTACTGAATTTAACAATAATCAGAACAAAACTGTAACTGTTAATCAGGGAAGTGTAAGAACAAAAGGTATTGATGGAGAGATTCGATACTCTTACAAAAAGCGTTTTACATCTGGTATTAATATGACTTATCAGGATATACGCAATATGACCAAATATGAGCCAGAGCAAAATTTTGTTTCCTATTACTATAAGGACAGAGTGCCCAATATTCCTTATTTATTTGGTAATCTGGATGGAACAGTTTTTTTCAACGATGTATTTAAAAAAGGAAATAATTTATCTGCAGGCTATAATCTTCTTTATGTACATGCTTATTATTTGTACTGGCCAAGCAGAGGAGGCTCAAATGGTAAACACGATATTCCAGTACAGTTTAAGCATGATTTAAACTTGGTTTACACAATGGCCGACGGAAAATACAATATCGCCTTAGAGTGTCAAAACTTATTGGATAATGAACTTGTAGATAATTTTTCACTTCAAAAACCTAGTCGTGCTTTTTATCTAAAATTTAGATACTTCTTTAACAAGTCGAATAAATAA
- a CDS encoding helix-turn-helix domain-containing protein translates to MKIKSQLSAHEKPIINIEIKDHYDPKSILTEEIIDIKKEETDEIKSHILSTDGMVLIDTQICLSKSQTDVFEINEECVVMDFVNSGNIETNIELPESDKRIKESTHNIFYTTKFKATYTIPAFEKVNYLAIIFSKEFYYNIINEDWKVHEKFSKNIHLKKSSYLTNKYIPFTPSIQWIISEIRNCNRKGALKKMFLETKIRELLIHQLEAIITQPGQKNKIDDEDYSKLLEAKLILEKDYVHAPNLTELSRMISLNEFKLKKGFKACFGTTVKSFIIKLRMEYAKELFKDKASTVSEVAYKCGYKDISHFSAAFKSFYGSSPQKFKSNWDYIYFWITGILIFS, encoded by the coding sequence TTGAAGATCAAATCGCAACTATCAGCCCATGAAAAACCAATTATTAATATTGAAATTAAAGACCATTACGATCCAAAAAGTATTCTTACAGAGGAAATTATCGACATAAAAAAGGAAGAAACAGATGAAATAAAAAGTCACATATTATCTACCGACGGAATGGTTCTTATTGATACTCAAATATGTCTCTCTAAGTCGCAGACTGATGTTTTTGAGATTAACGAAGAATGTGTTGTAATGGATTTTGTAAACTCCGGCAACATCGAAACCAATATCGAACTGCCTGAGTCAGACAAGCGCATTAAAGAAAGTACGCACAATATTTTTTACACCACAAAATTTAAAGCTACTTATACTATACCCGCATTTGAAAAAGTCAATTATTTAGCTATAATTTTTTCCAAAGAATTTTATTATAACATAATCAATGAGGATTGGAAAGTTCATGAAAAATTTTCTAAAAACATTCATTTAAAAAAATCAAGCTATCTCACAAATAAATACATTCCATTTACTCCTTCAATACAATGGATAATTTCTGAAATTAGAAACTGCAACCGAAAAGGTGCTCTGAAAAAAATGTTTCTCGAAACCAAAATCAGAGAACTTTTAATACATCAGCTCGAAGCCATTATTACACAACCCGGACAAAAAAACAAAATTGACGATGAGGATTACTCTAAACTTCTGGAAGCAAAACTAATTCTGGAAAAAGATTATGTTCACGCTCCAAATCTAACTGAACTTTCGAGAATGATTTCGCTGAATGAATTTAAATTAAAGAAAGGTTTTAAAGCCTGTTTTGGAACAACCGTTAAAAGTTTTATTATTAAACTACGAATGGAATATGCTAAAGAATTATTTAAGGATAAAGCCTCAACAGTAAGTGAAGTAGCCTATAAATGCGGTTACAAAGATATTTCTCATTTCTCGGCTGCATTTAAAAGTTTCTACGGCTCCTCTCCTCAAAAATTTAAAAGCAATTGGGACTATATTTATTTTTGGATTACCGGAATTCTGATATTTAGTTAA
- a CDS encoding hydrolase, with amino-acid sequence MKKLILTAVLSLVTFIGFAQKPSPAQLDPTNHTLVLIDYESQMAFAVNNIPIDQLRNNTALVAGASKIFKVPTIVTTVAEKSFSGPVFKEIEEFYPQKTSNYIDRTSMNTWEDIPAHKAIVAKGKKKIVLGGLWTSVCIVGPALSAINEGYDVYVITDASGDISKEAHEMAVTRMVQAGAHPITSLQYLLELQRDWARQETYVPVTDLVKKYGGAYGVGVQYAHEMLKH; translated from the coding sequence ATGAAAAAATTAATCCTTACAGCAGTTTTATCTTTAGTAACTTTTATCGGATTCGCTCAAAAACCAAGTCCGGCGCAGTTAGATCCAACCAACCATACTTTAGTTTTAATCGATTACGAAAGCCAGATGGCCTTTGCAGTAAACAACATTCCAATCGATCAGCTTAGAAACAACACTGCTTTAGTAGCAGGCGCATCAAAAATATTCAAAGTTCCAACTATTGTAACAACAGTAGCCGAAAAATCGTTCAGCGGACCCGTTTTTAAAGAAATTGAAGAATTCTATCCACAAAAAACATCAAACTATATCGACCGTACTTCAATGAATACCTGGGAAGACATTCCGGCTCACAAAGCTATAGTTGCAAAAGGTAAAAAGAAAATCGTTCTTGGCGGTTTATGGACAAGTGTTTGTATCGTAGGGCCAGCTTTATCAGCAATCAACGAAGGATATGATGTTTATGTAATTACAGATGCAAGCGGCGACATTTCTAAAGAAGCTCACGAAATGGCTGTAACCCGTATGGTTCAGGCTGGTGCGCACCCAATTACTTCATTACAGTATTTATTAGAATTACAACGTGACTGGGCTCGTCAGGAAACTTATGTTCCTGTGACTGATTTAGTTAAAAAATACGGCGGCGCTTATGGTGTAGGTGTTCAATACGCTCACGAAATGTTGAAACACTAA
- a CDS encoding amidohydrolase, which yields MKLSFKIAAFLLIISLPIFGQSKKATLIVHHAVIHTLDNKNTIVEAMAVADGRILKTGKNSEILKLKDKKTTLIDAKGKTIIPGIFDSHMHIIRGGRFYNTELRWDGVRSLKRALAMLKEQAQRTPKGQWVRVVGGWNAYQFEEKRLPTLAEINEATGDVPAFILHLYGHAYLNKAGLETLKIDANTPNPNAGLIEKDSNGNPTGLLAAEPNAFILYSTLAKLPELTQEEKFNSTKQFMTEMNRLGVTAIMDAGGGFQNFPDDYGVTNGLCKDSDLTIRMPYYLFAQKAGTELNDYTKWMQTVEIGEGCDDDHHSDKVEYHVQGAGENLVMSAGDFENFDKPRPELSPAMEGQLKEVLSLLVKNRWPFRIHATYNESITRFLNVIEDINKETPLNGLLWFFDHAETVSTENLKRIKALNGGIAIQHRMAYQGESFIKRYGKTAAANTVPLKKMFELGIKVGMGTDGTRVASYNPWVGLYWLTTGKTLGGLKYMNDENIVDRTTALKLFTYGSAQLINIEKDRGMLTADKLADFSILSDDYFTTSEENILNIESKLTVVNGKAVYADNDFRTFVNEKPKAIPDWSPVNYFGGYQKN from the coding sequence ATGAAACTCTCTTTTAAAATAGCAGCTTTCCTTTTAATTATCTCCCTTCCTATTTTCGGGCAAAGCAAAAAAGCAACTCTAATCGTTCATCATGCTGTAATTCATACTTTAGACAATAAAAATACAATCGTTGAAGCCATGGCTGTCGCCGATGGAAGAATCCTAAAAACAGGGAAAAACAGCGAAATCTTAAAATTAAAAGACAAAAAAACAACCCTAATCGATGCTAAAGGGAAAACCATTATTCCCGGAATATTCGATTCTCATATGCACATCATCCGTGGAGGAAGATTTTACAATACCGAATTACGCTGGGACGGCGTTCGTTCCTTAAAAAGAGCTTTGGCCATGCTGAAAGAACAAGCACAAAGAACTCCAAAAGGACAATGGGTTCGTGTGGTAGGCGGATGGAATGCTTATCAGTTTGAAGAAAAAAGACTTCCTACCTTAGCCGAAATCAACGAAGCAACTGGCGATGTTCCAGCTTTTATTCTTCATTTATATGGACACGCCTATTTGAACAAAGCAGGTTTAGAAACTTTGAAAATTGATGCCAATACACCAAATCCAAATGCGGGATTGATTGAAAAAGATTCAAACGGAAATCCAACCGGATTGTTAGCTGCAGAACCAAATGCTTTTATTTTATACTCTACCCTTGCCAAACTTCCAGAATTGACGCAAGAAGAAAAATTCAATTCGACCAAACAATTTATGACCGAAATGAACCGTCTTGGCGTAACCGCTATTATGGATGCAGGAGGCGGATTCCAAAACTTTCCAGACGATTACGGCGTAACAAACGGTTTGTGCAAAGACAGCGATTTAACGATCAGAATGCCTTATTATTTGTTTGCTCAAAAAGCAGGAACAGAATTAAATGATTACACAAAATGGATGCAGACAGTCGAAATTGGCGAAGGCTGTGACGACGATCATCATTCAGATAAAGTAGAATATCACGTTCAGGGTGCAGGAGAAAATTTAGTTATGAGTGCCGGAGATTTTGAAAACTTCGACAAACCAAGACCAGAATTAAGCCCAGCGATGGAAGGTCAGTTAAAAGAAGTTTTATCCTTATTAGTAAAAAACAGATGGCCGTTTAGAATTCACGCAACTTATAACGAAAGCATTACAAGATTTTTAAATGTAATTGAAGACATTAATAAAGAAACACCTTTAAACGGACTTTTATGGTTCTTTGATCACGCCGAAACAGTTTCTACAGAAAATTTAAAACGTATTAAAGCTTTAAACGGCGGTATTGCAATTCAGCACAGAATGGCGTATCAAGGTGAAAGTTTCATTAAAAGATATGGAAAAACAGCTGCTGCAAACACAGTTCCGCTAAAGAAAATGTTCGAATTAGGAATTAAAGTAGGAATGGGAACAGACGGAACCCGTGTAGCAAGTTACAATCCGTGGGTTGGTTTATACTGGCTTACAACCGGAAAAACTTTAGGAGGTTTAAAATACATGAACGACGAGAATATTGTAGACCGAACAACAGCTTTAAAATTGTTCACTTACGGAAGCGCACAATTAATCAATATTGAAAAAGACAGAGGAATGCTGACTGCAGATAAACTAGCTGATTTCTCAATCCTTTCTGATGATTATTTTACTACTTCTGAAGAAAATATCTTAAACATCGAATCAAAACTTACAGTTGTAAACGGTAAAGCAGTTTATGCTGATAATGACTTTAGAACTTTTGTAAACGAAAAACCAAAAGCAATTCCAGACTGGAGTCCGGTAAATTACTTTGGAGGTTATCAAAAAAATTAA
- a CDS encoding alginate export family protein — protein sequence MKNTFFLLLLLGIFFYANAQQKPVFQKLRYEDDFTYLKADSTKTPYEKIKYIPLGKNDKYYASIGGEARLQYTYTVNNKWGDESDDDGYLLSRYLLHANVQLGVFRTFFQLQSSLANGKTDPSPVDENQLDIHQAFLDIDFIRKENEQLTLRFGRQEMSYGSQRLVAVREGPNSRLAFDGLKLFYKKNNWQSDAFFTHPIANKQGTFNDSFNENAKFWGSYTVIHKVPFIQNIDLYYLGLWKSRAVFDDAVGAENRQSIGTRIWKNKGNWKYDFEGVYQFGNINQRTISAWTISSFACYTFENIKYTPEIGLKTEIISGDKNSGDGYLQTFNPLYPRGAYFGLVALIGPSNLVDVHPSINFSLSEKWGLGIDYDIFWRQTISDGIYAPNMQLLYSGKDTTERFIGSQLISNVNYDMNNHLGFTLETGWFNAGSFLKEVGSGKDYFYAALTAQFKF from the coding sequence ATGAAAAACACATTCTTCTTATTGTTGCTTTTGGGAATCTTTTTTTATGCAAACGCACAACAAAAACCAGTTTTCCAAAAGCTGCGATATGAGGATGATTTCACTTATCTAAAAGCTGATTCGACGAAAACTCCATACGAGAAAATCAAATATATTCCGTTAGGAAAAAACGATAAATATTATGCTTCAATTGGCGGAGAAGCAAGACTGCAGTATACTTACACCGTTAACAATAAATGGGGAGACGAATCTGACGATGATGGGTATTTACTTTCTCGTTATCTGCTTCATGCAAATGTTCAACTGGGCGTTTTTAGAACATTTTTTCAATTGCAAAGCAGTTTAGCAAACGGCAAAACAGATCCAAGTCCGGTTGATGAAAATCAGTTAGATATACATCAGGCTTTTTTGGATATAGATTTTATCCGAAAAGAAAATGAACAGTTAACCCTGCGTTTCGGAAGACAAGAAATGTCATACGGTTCCCAGCGTTTGGTTGCTGTACGAGAAGGTCCAAACAGCCGGCTTGCTTTTGACGGATTGAAACTATTTTATAAAAAAAACAATTGGCAGTCAGATGCTTTTTTTACACATCCTATTGCCAATAAACAAGGAACTTTTAATGATAGTTTTAATGAAAATGCCAAATTTTGGGGAAGTTATACGGTAATTCATAAAGTGCCGTTTATTCAAAACATCGATTTATATTATTTGGGTTTATGGAAAAGCCGAGCTGTTTTTGATGATGCCGTTGGTGCAGAAAACAGACAATCGATTGGAACACGAATCTGGAAAAACAAAGGAAACTGGAAATACGATTTTGAAGGTGTTTACCAGTTCGGGAACATCAATCAAAGGACAATTTCAGCCTGGACCATTTCTTCTTTTGCTTGTTATACTTTCGAAAACATAAAATACACTCCGGAAATTGGATTAAAAACAGAAATCATTTCAGGAGATAAAAATTCTGGCGATGGCTATTTACAAACTTTCAATCCGTTATATCCAAGAGGCGCTTATTTTGGATTAGTTGCCCTTATAGGTCCATCAAATTTAGTTGACGTTCATCCTTCAATTAATTTTAGTTTATCTGAAAAATGGGGACTCGGAATTGATTATGATATTTTCTGGAGACAAACCATAAGTGATGGTATATACGCACCAAACATGCAGCTTTTATATTCAGGAAAAGATACAACGGAACGTTTTATAGGTTCACAGTTAATATCAAATGTAAACTACGATATGAATAATCATTTAGGTTTTACATTAGAAACTGGCTGGTTTAATGCAGGTTCATTTTTAAAAGAAGTCGGTTCAGGAAAAGATTATTTTTATGCAGCATTGACGGCACAATTTAAATTTTAA